One part of the Mobula birostris isolate sMobBir1 chromosome 17, sMobBir1.hap1, whole genome shotgun sequence genome encodes these proteins:
- the srfbp1 gene encoding serum response factor-binding protein 1 isoform X3: protein MKNLRRAERLLEDIHTMKDLKPDYVSKAALQGNLNCEKVCEKPSSTSEERAIARIASHPLVCKKIAAIKAAVNLFKEAREKNKDQKLLQEPQLKTESLEPSRQEGMSHGKTNKMKGDNTIGEKSKPTHIKQASTTLEKSEPEVMIEKCFTNEDASKVQAAESTLVSHVTKQTESRAIDTEQTSATPEDSKSEASNEDCFSKEDTSKDQAAGLLSQITKKMKPAQLNIEKTNQVSINSPNSKPIEEDESVDEEEEYFDDSTEERFYNQTSSDESGDDDFFIGKVKRTNKRKQEPDPAADVNIENDNERNVPTGLKEKKSNLNRKKISGEQAKFGSLFCNNLSSSKASMQKSNLQKQIKNKKSAVQHKSSNSKKLSFREESQGKRRDAVPKPQQSLHPSWEASRRRKEQIQIVEFQGKKIRFDD, encoded by the exons CCCTCTTCCACAAGCGAGGAACGAGCAATTGCAAGGATCGCATCACATCCACTCGTGTGCAAAAAAATTGCAGCTATTAAGG CTGCTGTAAATTTATTTAAAGAAGCTAGAGAAAAAAACAAAGACCAGAAGTTGCTGCAGGAGCCACAGTTGAAAACAGAGTCATTAGAGCCCTCAAGGCAAGAAGGAATGTCCCATGGTAAGACAAATAAGATGAAAGGAGACAATACCATAGGTGAGAAAAGCAAACCAACACATATCAAACAAGCCAGTACAACTCTGGAAAAATCTGAACCTGAAGTTATGATTGAAAAGTGTTTCACTAATGAAGATGCCTCCAAAGTCCAAGCTGCTGAGTCCACATTGGTTTCTCATGTTACCAAACAGACGGAATCTAGAGCAATAGATACCGAACAAACGAGTGCAACTCCAGAAGACTCCAAATCCGAAGCTTCGAATGAAGATTGTTTCAGTAAAGAAGACACCTCCAAAGACCAAGCTGCAGGTTTGCTTTCTCAAATTACTAAAAAGATGAAACCTGCCCAGTTAAATATAGAGAAAACAAATCAAGTTTCAATTAATTCACCTAACTCAAAACCTATTGAAGAAGATGAAAGTGTTGATGAAGAAGAAGAGTATTTTGATGATAGTACAGAGGAGAGGTTTTATAATCAGACATCTAGTGATGAGAGTGGGGATGATGATTTCTTCATTGGAAAAGTGAAAAGAACAAATAAAAGGAAGCAAGAACCTGATCCAGCAGCTGATgtcaacattgaaaatgataatgAGAGAAATGTGCCAACCGGCCTAAAGGAAAAAAAGAGCAATCTTAATAGAAAAAAGATCAGCGGGGAACAGGCAAAATTTGGATCTTTATTTTGTAACAATTTGTCAAGTTCAAAGGCATCAATGCAGAAGAG caATCTTCAAAAACAAATCAAGAACAAGAAATCTG CTGTTCAGCACAAAAGTTCTAACTCCAAAAAATTGTCTTTTCGTGAGGAATCCCAAGGGAAGCGTAGAGATGCAGTTCCAAAACCACAACAATCACTTCATCCTTCTTGGGAAGCAAGTAGAAGACGGAAAGAGCAGATCCAGATAGTTGAATTCCAGGGGAAAAAGATCAGATTTGATGATTAA
- the srfbp1 gene encoding serum response factor-binding protein 1 isoform X4, which translates to MAVSIKPELCTDLKPDYVSKAALQGNLNCEKVCEKPSSTSEERAIARIASHPLVCKKIAAIKAAVNLFKEAREKNKDQKLLQEPQLKTESLEPSRQEGMSHGKTNKMKGDNTIGEKSKPTHIKQASTTLEKSEPEVMIEKCFTNEDASKVQAAESTLVSHVTKQTESRAIDTEQTSATPEDSKSEASNEDCFSKEDTSKDQAAGLLSQITKKMKPAQLNIEKTNQVSINSPNSKPIEEDESVDEEEEYFDDSTEERFYNQTSSDESGDDDFFIGKVKRTNKRKQEPDPAADVNIENDNERNVPTGLKEKKSNLNRKKISGEQAKFGSLFCNNLSSSKASMQKSNLQKQIKNKKSAVQHKSSNSKKLSFREESQGKRRDAVPKPQQSLHPSWEASRRRKEQIQIVEFQGKKIRFDD; encoded by the exons CCCTCTTCCACAAGCGAGGAACGAGCAATTGCAAGGATCGCATCACATCCACTCGTGTGCAAAAAAATTGCAGCTATTAAGG CTGCTGTAAATTTATTTAAAGAAGCTAGAGAAAAAAACAAAGACCAGAAGTTGCTGCAGGAGCCACAGTTGAAAACAGAGTCATTAGAGCCCTCAAGGCAAGAAGGAATGTCCCATGGTAAGACAAATAAGATGAAAGGAGACAATACCATAGGTGAGAAAAGCAAACCAACACATATCAAACAAGCCAGTACAACTCTGGAAAAATCTGAACCTGAAGTTATGATTGAAAAGTGTTTCACTAATGAAGATGCCTCCAAAGTCCAAGCTGCTGAGTCCACATTGGTTTCTCATGTTACCAAACAGACGGAATCTAGAGCAATAGATACCGAACAAACGAGTGCAACTCCAGAAGACTCCAAATCCGAAGCTTCGAATGAAGATTGTTTCAGTAAAGAAGACACCTCCAAAGACCAAGCTGCAGGTTTGCTTTCTCAAATTACTAAAAAGATGAAACCTGCCCAGTTAAATATAGAGAAAACAAATCAAGTTTCAATTAATTCACCTAACTCAAAACCTATTGAAGAAGATGAAAGTGTTGATGAAGAAGAAGAGTATTTTGATGATAGTACAGAGGAGAGGTTTTATAATCAGACATCTAGTGATGAGAGTGGGGATGATGATTTCTTCATTGGAAAAGTGAAAAGAACAAATAAAAGGAAGCAAGAACCTGATCCAGCAGCTGATgtcaacattgaaaatgataatgAGAGAAATGTGCCAACCGGCCTAAAGGAAAAAAAGAGCAATCTTAATAGAAAAAAGATCAGCGGGGAACAGGCAAAATTTGGATCTTTATTTTGTAACAATTTGTCAAGTTCAAAGGCATCAATGCAGAAGAG caATCTTCAAAAACAAATCAAGAACAAGAAATCTG CTGTTCAGCACAAAAGTTCTAACTCCAAAAAATTGTCTTTTCGTGAGGAATCCCAAGGGAAGCGTAGAGATGCAGTTCCAAAACCACAACAATCACTTCATCCTTCTTGGGAAGCAAGTAGAAGACGGAAAGAGCAGATCCAGATAGTTGAATTCCAGGGGAAAAAGATCAGATTTGATGATTAA